The following are from one region of the Phycisphaerae bacterium genome:
- a CDS encoding type II toxin-antitoxin system HicB family antitoxin: protein MKLKVVVHEAEEGGYWAEVPAIPGCATQGETFEELLKNIYEAVEACLSVELKPAKRSRGRRVVEIVV from the coding sequence ATGAAGCTGAAAGTCGTCGTCCATGAAGCGGAGGAAGGTGGCTATTGGGCGGAGGTCCCGGCAATCCCCGGATGCGCTACACAAGGGGAGACTTTTGAGGAGTTGCTGAAGAACATCTACGAAGCCGTTGAGGCGTGCCTGTCCGTTGAGTTGAAACCGGCGAAGCGCTCGCGCGGACGGCGCGTTGTGGAAATCGTGGTTTGA
- a CDS encoding NAD(P)H-dependent oxidoreductase subunit E — MSWQTINRNETVVDPKAPPVLSEAVREKIRGFFPRYQTRRAVLLPALHIVQNTLGHLSWQALMEIAEVLDIHPSEVMDTVSFYTHFWTHPKGKKVITVCRSISCEVLGGPAVLEEIKRQLGIDEHGTSADGRYSLVTEECLAGCDHAPCMLINERMHKRVKPQDVARILADADNDKLSMPRSTLFDPPEENGKPAVPKPASPGPDATTGEPVDNVIGTTSDVREMRDAD; from the coding sequence GTGAGCTGGCAGACCATCAATCGCAACGAAACCGTCGTGGACCCCAAGGCTCCCCCCGTCCTCTCCGAGGCCGTCCGTGAGAAAATCCGCGGCTTCTTTCCCCGCTACCAGACCAGACGCGCCGTGCTCCTGCCCGCCCTCCACATCGTGCAGAACACCCTCGGACATCTCTCCTGGCAGGCCTTGATGGAAATCGCCGAGGTTCTCGACATCCACCCCTCCGAGGTGATGGACACCGTCTCCTTCTACACGCACTTCTGGACCCATCCCAAGGGCAAGAAGGTCATTACCGTCTGCCGCAGCATCTCCTGCGAGGTCCTGGGCGGACCGGCCGTCCTCGAAGAAATCAAGCGCCAACTCGGCATCGACGAGCACGGCACCTCTGCCGACGGCCGGTACAGCCTGGTAACGGAAGAATGCCTCGCCGGCTGCGACCACGCCCCCTGCATGCTCATCAACGAGCGTATGCACAAGCGCGTCAAGCCGCAGGACGTGGCCAGGATCCTGGCCGACGCCGACAACGACAAGCTCTCCATGCCCCGCAGCACCCTCTTCGACCCCCCCGAAGAAAACGGAAAACCCGCGGTCCCCAAGCCCGCGTCACCCGGCCCGGATGCCACCACCGGCGAACCCGTCGACAACGTCATCGGAACCACCTCCGACGTCCGCGAGATGCGCGACGCCGACTGA
- a CDS encoding type II toxin-antitoxin system HicA family toxin, producing the protein MKQVTGRALIKLLRRHGWEVLRIHGSHHVMGKEDSNVRLSIPVHGNKPLKTGLVSHLLKMAGLSESDP; encoded by the coding sequence TTGAAGCAGGTCACCGGCAGAGCGCTGATCAAACTTCTCCGTCGCCATGGATGGGAAGTTCTTCGAATTCACGGGAGCCATCACGTGATGGGTAAAGAGGACTCGAATGTCCGCTTGTCCATTCCCGTGCATGGCAACAAACCGTTGAAGACCGGCCTGGTGAGTCATCTGCTGAAGATGGCCGGACTCTCGGAATCTGATCCATAG
- the nuoB gene encoding NADH-quinone oxidoreductase subunit NuoB: MSDIQTGTTPYQASKEEFLATRLDHVTDLIQKMGINWARKNSLWPMPFATACCGIELMATGASRYDIGRFGAEAMRFTPRQCDLLICAGRVAIKNMRVLQRIYMQMAEPKWVISMGACASTGGVFDTYAVVQGIDQFLPVDVYVPGCPPRPETLLEGVMLIQRLVDQDGIKSSAQRGKGLRLVVPAPQQRLIDLNVPGRN; the protein is encoded by the coding sequence ATGAGCGATATTCAGACAGGTACGACACCCTACCAGGCAAGCAAGGAAGAGTTCCTGGCCACGCGGCTGGACCACGTGACCGACCTCATCCAGAAAATGGGCATCAATTGGGCGCGTAAAAACTCGCTCTGGCCCATGCCCTTTGCCACCGCTTGCTGCGGGATCGAACTCATGGCCACCGGGGCAAGCCGCTACGACATCGGCCGATTCGGTGCAGAGGCCATGCGCTTCACGCCCCGCCAGTGCGACCTGCTCATCTGTGCGGGGCGCGTGGCCATCAAGAACATGCGCGTCCTCCAGCGCATCTACATGCAGATGGCCGAACCCAAGTGGGTCATCAGCATGGGTGCCTGCGCCAGCACCGGCGGCGTGTTCGATACCTATGCCGTCGTGCAGGGCATCGATCAGTTCCTTCCCGTGGACGTCTACGTTCCCGGCTGCCCGCCCCGACCGGAAACCCTCCTCGAGGGCGTCATGCTGATCCAGCGATTGGTGGACCAGGATGGGATCAAGTCCAGCGCGCAGCGCGGCAAGGGCCTGCGCCTGGTCGTGCCCGCGCCGCAGCAACGGCTGATCGACCTGAACGTGCCGGGACGAAACTGA
- a CDS encoding NADH-quinone oxidoreductase subunit D — MTTTPATSQYAGATYAPEEPGGDVWVLNLGPQHPATHTTLRHVLELDGERVLSCTVHIGYLHSGFEKLGEHLNYNQYVVVTDRMNYVSPMANNIAWHDACERLFQIELTPRCKAIRTIIAELARIQDHLLCVAAAGLDLGGFTAFMYPFNARETIYDLFEEICGARFTTSYTRVGGLMQDITPAWPAKVKKYVTDELPRALEDLERLLTRNRIFIERTRGIGYLSKEDAINWSWTGPHARASGVRRDLRKDEPYLCYADNWDGQGAPAVKFKVPVGSGGDCLARYQVRLAEMRESVKIILQLVDNIPDGPINVLPDDKKTLPNKNEVYFSIEGLIHHFEQIMTNRGFEPPVGEAYGANETANGELGFYLASDGGNCAYRARCRPPSFINYQCFEKLVVGHKVSDVVAVLGSLNIIAAELDR; from the coding sequence ATGACAACGACTCCCGCAACCTCGCAGTACGCCGGCGCCACCTACGCTCCCGAGGAACCCGGCGGCGATGTCTGGGTCCTCAACCTCGGACCGCAGCACCCCGCCACGCACACCACGCTCCGCCACGTCCTCGAGCTCGACGGCGAGCGCGTGCTTTCCTGCACGGTGCACATCGGCTACCTCCACAGCGGGTTCGAAAAGCTCGGCGAGCACCTCAACTACAACCAGTACGTCGTCGTCACCGACCGCATGAATTACGTCTCGCCCATGGCCAACAACATCGCCTGGCACGACGCCTGCGAAAGACTCTTCCAGATCGAGCTCACGCCGCGCTGCAAGGCCATCCGCACGATCATCGCCGAGCTCGCCCGCATTCAGGACCACCTGCTCTGCGTCGCCGCGGCCGGCCTCGACCTCGGCGGCTTCACCGCCTTCATGTACCCCTTCAACGCCCGTGAGACGATCTACGATCTGTTCGAGGAAATCTGCGGAGCACGCTTCACCACCAGCTACACCCGCGTCGGCGGATTGATGCAGGACATCACCCCGGCCTGGCCTGCAAAAGTAAAGAAGTACGTCACCGACGAGTTACCCCGCGCCCTGGAAGATCTCGAAAGGCTGCTGACCCGCAACCGCATCTTCATCGAGCGAACCAGGGGCATCGGCTACCTCAGCAAGGAGGACGCCATCAACTGGAGCTGGACCGGCCCACACGCCCGCGCCAGCGGCGTCCGTCGCGACCTCCGCAAGGACGAGCCCTACCTCTGCTATGCCGACAACTGGGACGGCCAGGGCGCGCCCGCCGTCAAGTTCAAGGTCCCCGTCGGCAGCGGCGGCGACTGCCTCGCCCGCTACCAAGTGCGCCTGGCCGAGATGCGCGAGTCGGTGAAGATCATCCTTCAACTCGTGGACAACATCCCCGACGGGCCCATCAACGTCCTGCCCGACGACAAGAAAACGCTGCCCAACAAGAACGAGGTCTACTTCAGCATCGAAGGACTCATCCACCACTTCGAGCAGATCATGACCAACCGCGGGTTCGAGCCGCCCGTCGGCGAGGCCTACGGCGCCAACGAAACCGCCAACGGCGAGCTCGGCTTCTACCTGGCCAGCGACGGCGGCAACTGCGCCTACCGCGCCCGCTGCCGCCCGCCGTCGTTCATCAACTACCAGTGTTTCGAGAAACTCGTCGTGGGCCACAAGGTCAGCGACGTCGTGGCCGTGCTGGGGAGCCTCAACATCATCGCCGCGGAGTTGGATCGATAA
- a CDS encoding NADH-quinone oxidoreductase subunit C: MLKVRDKTREQLCVRVPPDRLLEVFRFLHDDPRCAFEQLADLTCVDYLNFPKARDRFGVIYALLSITHGHRLWAKCFVNDPEPAVPTVTGIWQGAEWMEREVWDMFGVRFNGHPDLRRILTWEGFGAFPLRKDYPLRGQGEREDFERLTRDSA, from the coding sequence CTGCTCAAGGTCCGCGACAAGACCAGAGAACAGTTGTGCGTCCGCGTTCCGCCGGATCGCCTGCTGGAGGTGTTCCGCTTCCTGCACGACGACCCGCGCTGCGCCTTCGAGCAACTGGCCGACCTCACCTGTGTGGATTACCTGAACTTCCCCAAGGCCCGCGATCGCTTCGGCGTGATCTACGCGCTGCTCTCCATTACCCACGGCCACCGCCTCTGGGCAAAGTGCTTCGTGAATGATCCCGAGCCGGCCGTGCCGACCGTGACCGGTATCTGGCAGGGAGCCGAATGGATGGAGCGCGAAGTCTGGGACATGTTCGGCGTCCGCTTCAACGGCCATCCCGACCTGCGGCGGATTCTCACATGGGAAGGTTTCGGGGCGTTCCCCCTGCGCAAGGACTATCCCCTGCGCGGCCAGGGCGAGCGCGAGGACTTCGAGCGGCTCACGCGGGATAGCGCGTAG